TCATTGCCAGATTTTGCTTGATTCATATAAATGGATACCTCTAATCTATTAAAAATATCGGCAATACTCATCATACCAGAAGATCAGGAAAAAAGAATGCGGAAATCATGTTTAAATTATGGTTCCGGATGGGTAATTGAATGACAACATTACTATTTAAATATAAGGAGGGGTTACTATGGGATACATAGCACCTGTTACACAATTTGATTATATTCAATATGCTAACCGGACGATCGAAGCTGCAGAGAAAGTAAGAATTGTTAAAGGGACGGCACCCATTCAACCTATCCGTTTTGATCAGATGTTGGAAAGGGAAAGGGAAAGCATTGGAGGATTACTACAAATTCAAGATAATAATCGGGTAAGTACATATGGTGCAGGCACATATAAAGGTCAAATGGGCATGAGGGCAAGTGAAGATTTTACGGCTGGAATGACAGGAAAAGGAAGGTTTATCAACAAAAGTGTCTAGTTTCTCCATGAAAGACAAAAGAGGACACGTGAAGTGTCCTTTTTGTGTTGATTTTTTTTAAAGAATGTCAATTTCCACGATTAGAGCTAACAATAGTTGCAGTAATAGTTGGATGTTTAAAGCGACTTGTGCATCAGTGGTTGTAATGTCGATATCACGGCTGTTTTCAACAATTGTTTTTTGGCGCGTGATTTGTTTAACATTAGAAGATTGGATTAATTCTTGAGTGATCCTATCAGCATTATCAGAATCTGAAATGGAAATGCTTACGATGACCGCGATAGCAGCTTGTAGGGCAGTTTGTAGAGAAAGGGCCGCTTTAACATCCGTTGAAGTGACATTTACATTACAAGAATCTTTAATGTAAATAAGTTCTTCAGAAAGCTGCACTTGATTATTATCCTGTTTTGCCTCTTGGTCAATCTGTGTTTCCTCCTCGTTACAGAATCCTGTCAGGGGATGTCTGGAAGCGGAATCTAGAGCTGACCATGATCTTTCAGAATCATCATGAGTGTTACAATTGCTACGATATACATTTTGGTTCATGTTGTTTTTTCCTCCTTAGGTTTTATT
This sequence is a window from Brevibacillus sp. JNUCC-41. Protein-coding genes within it:
- a CDS encoding spore coat protein produces the protein MNQNVYRSNCNTHDDSERSWSALDSASRHPLTGFCNEEETQIDQEAKQDNNQVQLSEELIYIKDSCNVNVTSTDVKAALSLQTALQAAIAVIVSISISDSDNADRITQELIQSSNVKQITRQKTIVENSRDIDITTTDAQVALNIQLLLQLLLALIVEIDIL